TCGGCGGTGTGCCAGCCTCGGTTATTCCAACCACCATCGTGCTGGATAAACAACACCGCCCAGCAGCAGTGTTCCTCCGCGAAGTCACCTCCCAAGACATCTTGGATGTTGCATTGCCATTGGTAGATGAGGCCTAAATGTCTGAGATTGTGGTTGCCCAAAGCATCGGCCAGCAATTTGCTGATGTCGCAGCTTCCGGGCCACTATTACTGGGCATCCTGGCTGCAGCTCTAGCCGGATTAGTGTCATTTGCCAGCCCTTGTGTGGTGCCGTTGGTACCGGGATATATCTCTTACCTCGCCGGTGTTGTCGGTGGGGAAGTGGAATACAGTGCGCAGGGCACCAAAGTGAAAACTAAACGTTTCGCAGTCGGTGGCGCAGCCTTGATGTTCATCCTGGGATTTACCGTGGTGTTCGTCTTGGCCACCGTCAGTGTCTTTGGTGCAATCAGCGTGCTCACACTTAACGCCGATACTCTCATGCGTATTGGTGGTGTGGTCACCATCATCATGGGCATCGTGTTCATGGGCTTTATCCCAGGGCTGCAAAAAGATACCCGCATGGCACCAAAACGATGGACCACCTGGTTGGGTGCACCGCTTCTAGGTGGCGTGTTCGCACTGGGATGGACACCGTGCCTGGGGCCCACCTTGGCTGCCATTATCTCCATTTCTGCAGGTACCGAAGGCATGACTGCTGCCCGTGGCGTGATCTTGATCGTGGGCTACTGCCTTGGGTTGGGCTTGCCGTTCCTGCTGATCGCCTTAGGTTCTAGCAAGGCGCTCACCGGTGTGAACTGGCTGCGCAAACACTCGCGTACTTTGCAGATCATCGGCGGTGTGCTTTTGATCTTGGTCGGAGTAGCGTTGCTCTCTGGCTCATGGGCAATTTTTATCAACTGGG
Above is a genomic segment from Corynebacterium suranareeae containing:
- a CDS encoding cytochrome c biogenesis CcdA family protein — protein: MSEIVVAQSIGQQFADVAASGPLLLGILAAALAGLVSFASPCVVPLVPGYISYLAGVVGGEVEYSAQGTKVKTKRFAVGGAALMFILGFTVVFVLATVSVFGAISVLTLNADTLMRIGGVVTIIMGIVFMGFIPGLQKDTRMAPKRWTTWLGAPLLGGVFALGWTPCLGPTLAAIISISAGTEGMTAARGVILIVGYCLGLGLPFLLIALGSSKALTGVNWLRKHSRTLQIIGGVLLILVGVALLSGSWAIFINWVRQWTVEYGATLL